GCTTGCGCAAACGCTACTACCCTTGATTGACGGCGGCGAAGAGCAGACCCGTGGTTTCGACGATATTCACCGCACCCTGCGCCGTGATGCCTCGAACCAGGCGGCCGACGCCGTGCTGAACCTGATCGGCCATAAACAGGAAGCCTTATGAGCACGCAGATGGGCCTGGATTTCAGCCTGGTTGCAGAGGCCCACGAACTGGTGGCGGGCGTCGACGAAGTCGGGCGCGGCCCGTTGTGCGGTGCGGTCGTGACGGCCGCGGTGATCCTCGACCCGAACCGTCCGATCCTTGGCCTTAACGATTCGAAGAAGCTCACCGAAGCCCGTCGCGAAAAGCTCTACGACGAGATCTGTGAGAAAGCCCTGAGCTGGCATATCGCCCGGGCAGAAGTGGAAGAGATCGACGAACTGAACATCCTGCATGCCACCATGCTTGCCATGCAGCGTGCGGTTGAAGGGCTGCATATTACGCCTAAGCTGGCGATGATCGATGGCAACCGCTGCCCCAAACTGGCGATGCGCGCCGAGGCGGTGGTCCAGGGCGACAGCAAGGTGCCAGCCATCGCAGCGGCGTCGATTCTGGCCAAGGTCAGTCGCGACCGTGAAATGGCTGCTTTCGAATTGGTTTACCCCGGCTACGGCATGGGTGGCCACAAAGGCTACCCGACGCCCGTTCATCTGGAAGCCTTGGCGCGACTCGGCCCTACGCCTATCCATCGCCGCTCGTTCGCCCCGGTGCGCCAGGCTTATGAGCTGCGCGAGAGCCTCAGCGAGGTGTAGTCGCAAGGCTGATGTTTTGCTCGAGGCCCGGTACAATCCCGGGCCTTGTTGTTTCCATGTTACTGCACAGGATCACTATGCCGGCTTCATTCGTTCATCTACGCCTGCACACTGAATACTCCCTGGTCGACGGCCTCGTACGGATCAAACCGCTGGTCAAAACCCTGGTGGGCATGAACATGCCGGCGGTAGCGGTTACCGACCAGAACAACATGTGTTCGCTGGTCAAGTTCTACAAGAACGCCATGGGCGCCGGCATCAAACCGATCTGTGGCGCCGACCTGTGGCTGTCCAACAAGGACCCGGATAACCCGCTGAGCCGCATCAGCCTTTTAGCGATGAACGGCGTGGGTTATCGCAACCTCACCGAACTGATTTCCCGTGGCTTTATCGATGGCCAGCGCAATGGTTCGGTCATCATCGAGCGCGAGTGGGTAGCCGAAGCCAGCGAAGGCCTGATCATGCTTTCGGCCGCCAAAGAGGGCGAGATAGGTATCGCGCTGCTCGGCGGCAACCCACAGGACGCTGAAGTGCTGGCCCGCGAGTGGATGCAGGTGTTCCCTGACCGCTTCTACCTGGAAGTGCAGCGCACCAATCGGCCCAACGATGAAGAGCATCTGCACGCCGCCGTGGCCCTGGCCGACAAGCTGGGCGCGCCGCTGGTAGCGACCAACGATGTGCGCTTTATCAAGAAAGAAGATTTCGAAGCCCACGAAACCCGCGTGTGCATCGGCGAGGGCCGGGCCCTGGATGACCCGCGCCGCTCGAAGAACTACAGCGAAGAGCAATACCTCAAAAGCGCCGAGGAAATGGCCGAGCTGTTCAGCGACTTGCCTGAGGCCCTGGAAAACTCCGTCGAGATTGCCAAGCGCTGCAATATCGAAGTGAAGCTGGGCAAGCACTTCCTGCCCAACTTCCCGATTCCCGATGGCATGACCATCGACGAGTACTTTCGCAAGGTGTCGTTCGATGGCCTGGAAGAGCGGCTCAGCGTGCTGCTGCCAAAGGACACCACCGAAGACTACGAAGCCAAGCGCCAGGTCTACGTCGACCGGCTGAATTTCGAGCTGGATATCATCATCCAGATGGGGTTCCCCGGTTACTTCCTGATCGTGATGGACTTTATTCAGTGGGCCAAGAGCAACGGCGTACCGGTAGGTCCGGGCCGGGGGTCAGGCGCGGGCTCGCTGGTGGCCTATGTGCAGAAGATTACCGACCTCGACCCGTTGGAATATGACCTGCTGTTCGAACGTTTCCTGAACCCGGAGCGGGTTTCCATGCCCGACTTCGACGTC
Above is a genomic segment from Pseudomonas sp. R5-89-07 containing:
- the rnhB gene encoding ribonuclease HII — translated: MSTQMGLDFSLVAEAHELVAGVDEVGRGPLCGAVVTAAVILDPNRPILGLNDSKKLTEARREKLYDEICEKALSWHIARAEVEEIDELNILHATMLAMQRAVEGLHITPKLAMIDGNRCPKLAMRAEAVVQGDSKVPAIAAASILAKVSRDREMAAFELVYPGYGMGGHKGYPTPVHLEALARLGPTPIHRRSFAPVRQAYELRESLSEV